A genomic segment from Candidatus Brocadia sinica JPN1 encodes:
- a CDS encoding GxxExxY protein yields the protein MDSLTEQIIAAAIEVHRTLGPGLLESIYEEALCHELSLRRIPFERQKESDVIYKDKIIKGQRLDLLVFGEVVVEIKSVRKIEDVFTAQVLSYLKSTKLKRALLINFGESRLVDGIKRISL from the coding sequence ATGGATTCTTTAACGGAACAGATTATAGCGGCGGCAATAGAGGTTCACCGCACTTTGGGGCCGGGGCTGCTGGAATCTATTTATGAAGAAGCCCTCTGCCACGAATTATCATTGAGACGTATTCCCTTTGAACGGCAGAAGGAATCGGATGTGATTTACAAGGATAAGATAATAAAGGGACAGAGACTTGATCTGCTTGTGTTTGGAGAGGTGGTGGTTGAGATTAAATCCGTACGTAAGATAGAAGATGTATTTACTGCTCAAGTACTCTCCTATCTGAAAAGTACAAAGTTGAAACGGGCATTGTTAATAAATTTTGGTGAGTCAAGACTCGTTGATGGAATCAAACGAATTTCGTTATAA